In the genome of Raphanus sativus cultivar WK10039 chromosome 4, ASM80110v3, whole genome shotgun sequence, one region contains:
- the LOC108854862 gene encoding beta-galactosidase 2 — MVMSFRDKACFFLAIMCFSLLIFSTKALVSYNHKALVLNGQKRILLSGSIHYPRSTPEMWPDLIKKAKEGGLDVIQTYVFWNGHEPSPGQYYFEDRYDLVKFIKLVQQAGLYVSLRIGPYVCAEWNFGGLPVWLKYVPGMVFRTDNGPFKIAMQKFTKKIVDIMKEEKLFETQGGPIILSQIENEYGPMEWEIGSAGKAYTKWTAAMALGLSTGVPWVMCKQDDAPYPIINTCNGFYCEGFKPNSVNQPKMWTENWTGWFTEFGGAIPNRPVEDLAFSVARFIQNGGSFMNYYMYHGGTNFDRTSGEFITTSYDYDAPLDEYGLLREPKYSHLKELHKVIKLCEAALVSVDPTITSLGSKQEAHVFKSKTSCSAFLSNYDTNNPARVMFRGFPYDLPSWSISILPDCKTEYHNTAKIRSPNMPMKMVPTSTRFSWESYNEAIPSSSDYGTFARDGLLEQISMTRDKTDYFWYLTDITISSDERFLKTGEDPLLTICSAGHALHVFVNGQLAGRSYGALSSPKLTFSQKIKLRAGVNKLALLSTAVGLPNAGVHYETWNTGVLGPATLNGVNSGTWDMSKWKWSYKIGTKGEAMSLHTLTGSSSVEWTEGSLVALKQPLTWYKSYFNAPVGNEPLALDMSKMGKGQVWVNGRNIGRHWPAYTAHGNCGRCNYAGIYNEKKCLSNCGQSSQRWLHMPRTWLKPSGNLLVVFEEWGGDPSGISVVKRTNK, encoded by the exons ATGGTTATGAGTTTTAGGGATAAAGCTTGTTTTTTTCTGGCGATTATGTGTTTTTCATTGTTGATCTTCTCAACTAAAGCATTGGTGTCTTATAATCATAAAGCTTTAGTCCTCAATGGACAGAAAAGGATCCTTCTCTCTGGTTCCATCCACTACCCAAGAAGCACTCCTGAG ATGTGGCCTGATCTTATAAAGAAGGCCAAAGAAGGTGGTTTAGATGTTATACAGACTTATGTTTTCTGGAATGGACATGAACCTTCTCCTGGACAA TATTATTTCGAGGATAGGTATGATCTGGTCAAGTTCATCAAGCTAGTGCAACAAGCTGGTCTATATGTTAGTCTGAGAATTGGTCCATATGTTTGTGCCGAGTGGAATTTTgg aGGCCTTCCTGTTTGGCTCAAATATGTCCCTGGTATGGTTTTCAGGACAGATAATGGACCTTTCAAG ATTGCAATGCAAAAATTCACAAAGAAGATTGTGGATATAATGAAAGAAGAAAAGTTGTTTGAAACTCAAGGAGGGCCCATCATTCTCTCACAG ATAGAGAATGAGTATGGACCAATGGAGTGGGAGATAGGATCAGCAGGAAAGGCATACACAAAATGGACAGCTGCAATGGCGTTGGGTTTGTCCACGGGTGTCCCATGGGTTATGTGCAAGCAAGATGATGCCCCTTACCCTATT ATAAACACATGCAACGGGTTTTATTGTGAGGGTTTCAAACCAAACTCAGTCAATCAGCCCAAGATGTGGACAGAGAACTGGACTGGTTG GTTCACTGAATTTGGAGGTGCGATACCAAACAGACCAGTCGAAGACCTAGCGTTTTCCGTGGCCCGCTTTATACAGAACGGTGGTTCCTTTATGAATTATTACATG TATCATGGAGGAACAAACTTTGATAGAACATCTGGTGAGTTTATCACCACGAGCTATGACTACGATGCTCCTCTCGATGAATATG GATTACTGAGAGAACCCAAGTATAGTCACTTGAAAGAGTTGCATAAAGTCATAAAACTATGTGAAGCTGCGTTGGTTTCTGTTGATCCCACCATTACATCGCTCGGCAGTAAGCAAGAA GCTCATGTGTTCAAGTCCAAGACTTCTTGCTCTGCGTTTCTTTCGAATTACGACACGAACAATCCAGCAAGAGTGATGTTTAGGGGATTTCCGTACGATTTGCCCTCTTGGTCTATTAGTATTTTACCTGACTGCAAAACCGAGTATCACAACACTGCAAAG ATTCGTTCACCGAACATGCCCATGAAGATGGTTCCTACTAGCACGCGATTTTCATGGGAATCATACAACGAAGCAATCCCTTCTTCAAGTGACTATGGTACGTTTGCTCGAGATGGTCTGTTGGAACAAATAAGCATGACCAGAGACAAAACAGACTACTTCTGGTATCTTACAGA CATTACAATCAGTTCTGATGAGAGGTTCTTGAAAACTGGTGAAGATCCACTTCTTACCATTTGTTCAGCTGGGCATGCTCTTCATGTATTTGTTAATGGTCAGCTTGCAG GAAGAAGTTATGGAGCGTTGAGTAGCCCCAAGCTCACATTTAGTCAAAAGATCAAATTGCGCGCAGGGGTCAACAAACTTGCTCTCCTAAGTACGGCAGTGGGTCTTCCG AACGCAGGTGTGCACTATGAGACTTGGAATACAGGAGTTCTAGGTCCAGCCACACTGAATGGAGTTAACTCTGGAACATGGGACATGTCTAAGTGGAAATGGTCCTATAAG ATCGGTACCAAAGGTGAAGCTATGAGCCTTCATACCTTAACCGGGAGTTCCTCTGTGGAATGGACAGAAGGATCACTCGTGGCCTTGAAGCAACCATTGACCTGGTACAAG TCTTATTTTAATGCGCCGGTAGGCAATGAACCATTGGCATTGGACATGAGCAAAATGGGAAAAGGACAAGTATGGGTAAATGGACGCAACATAGGACGTCATTGGCCTGCCTACACGGCTCATGGTAACTGCGGACGCTGCAACTATGCTGGAATTTACAACGAGAAGAAATGTCTCAGTAATTGTGGCCAATCTTCTCAAAGATG GTTACATATGCCTCGTACATGGCTTAAGCCGTCTGGGAACCTTCTAGTTGTCTTTGAGGAATGGGGTGGTGATCCAAGTGGGATCTCTGTTGTTAAAAGAACAAACAAATGA